A single window of Nocardia sp. NBC_01327 DNA harbors:
- a CDS encoding ANTAR domain-containing response regulator, whose amino-acid sequence MGTTAGGGSKKDAAASAPKRVVVAEDEALIRMDLVEMLSEEGYQVVGEAGDGQVAVDLAEELRPDLVIMDVKMPRRDGIDAAGEIASKRLAPVVILTAFSQRDLVERARDAGAMAYLVKPFTKSDLVPAIELAVSRFHEITALEGEVANLADRLETRKLVERAKGVLMQTQGLSEPQAFKWIQRTAMDRRTTMKAVAEVVLENLAPK is encoded by the coding sequence ATGGGAACGACAGCAGGGGGCGGTTCGAAGAAGGATGCCGCGGCATCGGCCCCCAAGCGGGTGGTGGTTGCCGAGGACGAGGCGCTCATCCGGATGGACCTGGTGGAGATGCTCTCGGAGGAGGGCTATCAGGTGGTGGGAGAGGCGGGTGACGGCCAGGTGGCCGTGGATCTCGCTGAGGAGTTGCGTCCTGATCTGGTGATCATGGATGTGAAGATGCCGCGGCGGGACGGCATCGACGCAGCCGGTGAGATCGCGTCGAAACGTCTTGCGCCGGTGGTGATTCTGACCGCGTTCAGTCAGCGCGACCTGGTCGAGCGGGCTCGGGACGCGGGTGCGATGGCATACCTGGTGAAGCCGTTCACGAAATCGGATCTGGTGCCCGCCATCGAATTGGCGGTCAGCCGATTCCATGAGATCACCGCGCTCGAAGGCGAAGTCGCGAATCTCGCCGATCGGCTCGAAACCCGCAAGCTCGTGGAGCGTGCCAAGGGTGTGCTCATGCAGACCCAGGGCCTCTCGGAACCGCAGGCGTTCAAGTGGATTCAGCGCACGGCAATGGACCGTCGCACCACGATGAAGGCGGTCGCCGAGGTAGTGCTGGAGAATTTGGCACCCAAGTAA
- a CDS encoding TRADD-N-associated membrane domain-containing protein, giving the protein MSFETVVSATVFSVAVVSTAAGLIGVTLSRATRQQAALEHARQMAQVIVDAGEPDADSVAARPPWLDGDAARNFAGRAGSARGYDHQAQGYGPLPQQPEYGAQPEPSVWGEQPGPPVYGEPPQAGQPNGQSIVRDPGGDAFTFPRALRARRPAGRQLDPNRRSPSNVDNLQIHQYFDHIDSARSQSAIYFWTYLLSGLLGICVLLTAAAIAIFGSRDVAIFTTICGALPTAISAMFYKRADDLDKVVQDNLARLDKAVETSKRMKAAKDAAAKMPAGPERERMLSLIAIRQMFPDATPADIATLLPQIRREV; this is encoded by the coding sequence ATGAGCTTCGAGACGGTCGTCTCCGCAACTGTTTTCAGCGTGGCCGTCGTGTCGACGGCGGCCGGGCTCATCGGAGTGACCCTGTCCCGGGCAACTCGTCAGCAGGCGGCTCTCGAGCACGCCAGGCAGATGGCGCAGGTGATCGTTGACGCGGGCGAGCCTGATGCCGACTCGGTAGCGGCTCGACCGCCGTGGCTGGACGGCGATGCCGCGAGGAACTTCGCGGGGCGAGCCGGATCTGCGCGAGGCTATGACCACCAGGCTCAGGGATACGGGCCACTGCCCCAGCAGCCGGAATATGGAGCACAGCCCGAACCTTCGGTATGGGGAGAACAGCCCGGGCCTCCGGTATACGGAGAACCGCCCCAAGCCGGACAACCCAACGGGCAGAGCATTGTTCGGGATCCCGGAGGCGACGCGTTCACCTTTCCCCGGGCCCTTCGAGCGCGCAGACCGGCGGGCAGGCAACTCGATCCGAATCGGCGATCACCGTCGAACGTCGACAACCTGCAGATCCACCAGTACTTCGACCACATCGACAGTGCCAGAAGCCAAAGCGCGATCTATTTCTGGACCTACCTGCTGTCGGGGCTCCTCGGTATCTGCGTACTTCTCACCGCCGCGGCGATCGCGATCTTCGGCAGCCGCGACGTCGCGATCTTCACGACTATCTGCGGCGCGCTCCCCACCGCGATATCGGCGATGTTCTACAAGCGCGCCGACGACCTCGACAAGGTCGTACAGGACAACCTCGCACGACTGGACAAGGCCGTGGAGACCTCCAAACGAATGAAGGCGGCAAAAGACGCCGCCGCGAAAATGCCCGCAGGCCCGGAACGCGAGCGAATGCTGAGCCTGATCGCCATCCGGCAGATGTTCCCCGACGCAACCCCAGCCGACATCGCAACCCTCCTCCCGCAGATCCGTCGCGAGGTGTAA
- a CDS encoding monooxygenase family protein: MRVNRVTADLSEYPDLVVILLGMRVHRPRGILRLIGVGPKLYRSHADRPDGLLSHEDVVWSLFPPHWGARQYWRDLESLERWTRSDPHRIWWQEFLKNSGGTGFWHEAYFARGGIDSVYDDMSPVAGLTRFAPTVPARGRLFSTRQRVRGAAPEVPSVVAEGSYYEQQATDTQRPDELPGRTV; encoded by the coding sequence ATGCGGGTCAACAGGGTGACGGCGGATCTGTCCGAGTATCCGGATCTGGTCGTCATACTGCTCGGGATGCGGGTGCATCGACCGCGCGGAATCCTCCGGCTGATCGGGGTGGGCCCGAAGCTGTACCGCTCGCACGCGGACCGGCCCGACGGTTTGCTCTCCCACGAGGATGTGGTGTGGTCGCTGTTCCCACCGCACTGGGGCGCCCGGCAGTACTGGCGCGATCTGGAGAGCCTCGAACGCTGGACCCGCTCCGATCCGCACCGGATCTGGTGGCAGGAGTTCCTGAAGAACTCCGGCGGCACCGGTTTCTGGCACGAGGCGTATTTCGCGCGCGGCGGGATCGATTCGGTCTACGACGATATGTCTCCGGTAGCCGGACTGACCCGATTCGCACCGACGGTGCCGGCGCGCGGGCGATTGTTCTCCACGCGCCAGCGAGTGCGCGGAGCAGCGCCGGAGGTGCCCTCGGTGGTCGCGGAGGGCTCGTATTACGAACAGCAGGCGACCGACACTCAGCGGCCGGATGAACTTCCCGGTCGAACCGTGTGA
- a CDS encoding arsenate reductase/protein-tyrosine-phosphatase family protein: MHVLFVCSGNVCRSVIAERLTLAVAAEHGLQELTAESAGVRALVGFPAEPLAAQTIAGLGGDAGGFKARRLKPEMVHRADLVLTMTEKIRDQVREQTPEALARTFTLLEAYRIAKVSGARTVVGLHAARDDLAYVGRENISDPVGLKAQQFCEVGDRIAEALVPLLLALHAHQHPEATIRPRAGATTTGATRPALLVLPGGRVDTGELPKRSVEPVHHAAESAG, encoded by the coding sequence ATGCATGTGCTCTTCGTGTGCAGCGGAAACGTTTGCCGTTCTGTCATTGCCGAGCGCCTGACGCTGGCGGTGGCCGCCGAACACGGGCTACAGGAGCTAACCGCCGAAAGCGCGGGCGTGCGGGCACTGGTCGGCTTCCCGGCGGAACCGCTTGCCGCGCAAACGATTGCCGGACTCGGCGGCGACGCCGGCGGTTTCAAGGCCCGCCGGCTGAAACCGGAAATGGTGCATCGCGCCGATCTGGTGCTCACCATGACCGAGAAGATTCGCGATCAGGTGCGGGAACAGACGCCCGAGGCCCTCGCGCGCACCTTCACACTGCTGGAGGCGTACCGGATCGCGAAGGTCAGCGGTGCGCGCACCGTGGTCGGACTGCACGCGGCACGCGACGATCTCGCCTATGTGGGGCGCGAGAACATCTCGGACCCGGTCGGTCTCAAGGCGCAGCAGTTCTGCGAGGTCGGCGATCGCATTGCCGAGGCGCTGGTGCCGCTGCTGCTGGCCCTGCACGCGCATCAGCATCCGGAGGCCACCATCCGGCCCCGCGCCGGCGCCACCACCACCGGCGCGACGCGCCCGGCGCTACTCGTCTTGCCCGGCGGACGCGTCGATACGGGCGAATTGCCCAAGCGGTCAGTCGAACCCGTCCACCATGCGGCGGAATCCGCCGGGTAG
- a CDS encoding acyl-CoA thioesterase produces MSASLGEAVSGPGDSVAGPSADLQVLLELLDLEEHGPDIFLGQHPAKVWSRTFGGQLVSQAIIAAGRTVGPGRPVHAVNAHFVRGGDPKKPIEYHVDRHRDGRSFANRTVTAVQDEQELFVMLAAFQDSGKGLEHGTPLPDVADPETLPRVEESFAGLEDKLEMFVKAPHPIDMRYTNDPAWILKGTGEKLNHNRVWMRADGRLPDDPLIHVAALAYSSDTTVLDSIITTHGLSWGLDRIIAATVNHSIWFHRPFRFDDWALYATESPVAAGSRGLARGHFYARGGELLATTVQEGVIRHFPARG; encoded by the coding sequence GTGAGTGCATCGCTAGGCGAAGCTGTTTCGGGCCCGGGCGACTCCGTCGCCGGCCCGTCGGCTGATCTGCAAGTACTGCTCGAACTGCTCGATCTCGAGGAGCACGGGCCGGACATCTTCCTCGGTCAGCACCCCGCGAAGGTGTGGAGCCGGACGTTCGGCGGTCAGCTGGTTTCGCAGGCGATCATCGCCGCCGGGCGCACGGTCGGACCCGGGCGCCCGGTGCATGCCGTCAATGCGCACTTCGTGCGCGGCGGCGACCCCAAGAAGCCGATCGAATACCACGTCGACCGGCACCGCGACGGGCGCTCGTTCGCCAATCGCACGGTGACGGCCGTGCAGGACGAACAGGAACTGTTCGTCATGCTGGCGGCCTTCCAGGACTCGGGCAAGGGGCTCGAGCACGGCACCCCGCTGCCCGATGTCGCCGATCCGGAAACCCTTCCGCGCGTGGAGGAGTCCTTCGCCGGGCTGGAGGACAAGCTCGAAATGTTCGTGAAGGCACCGCATCCCATCGATATGCGGTACACGAACGATCCGGCCTGGATCCTCAAGGGCACGGGGGAGAAGCTCAATCACAATCGGGTGTGGATGCGCGCCGACGGGCGGCTGCCCGACGATCCGCTGATCCACGTTGCGGCGCTGGCGTACTCGTCGGACACCACGGTGCTCGATTCGATCATCACCACGCACGGGTTGTCCTGGGGGCTGGACCGCATCATCGCGGCTACGGTCAATCACTCCATCTGGTTCCATCGGCCGTTCCGGTTCGACGACTGGGCGCTGTACGCCACCGAATCGCCGGTGGCCGCCGGATCGCGCGGCCTGGCCCGCGGGCACTTCTACGCGCGCGGCGGCGAACTGCTCGCGACCACGGTGCAGGAGGGCGTGATTCGCCACTTCCCGGCGCGTGGCTAG
- the pyk gene encoding pyruvate kinase: MMRRTKIVCTMGPAVSSEDRIRELVESGMDVARLNFSHGEHSDHAENYKKVRQASDLLGRTVGILADLQGPKIRLGRFIENKTVWATGEEIRITVDDIVGTHDRVSTTYRELANDAKAGDRLLVDDGKIGLTVERVDGNDVVCRVTEGGPVSNNKGVSLPGMDVSVPALSEKDIEDLEFALNLGVDFIALSFVRSPSDVELVHEIMDRVGRRVPIIGKLEKPEAIDNLEAIVLAFDAIMVARGDLGVELPLEQVPLVQKRAIQMARENAKPVIVATQMLESMITNSRPTRAEASDVANAVLDGADAVMLSGETSVGDYPIETVRTMARIVHAVESESSTRVPPLTHVPRTKRGVISYAARDIGERLNAKALVAFTQSGDTVRRLARLHTPLPLLAFTPNPVIRNQLALTWGTETFIVPPVGTTDEMIHQVDSALLSIGRYKKGDLVVIVAGSPPGTVGSTNMIHVHRIGEEDH, translated from the coding sequence GTGATGCGACGAACGAAGATTGTGTGCACAATGGGCCCGGCGGTGTCGTCGGAGGACCGAATTCGTGAACTCGTCGAGAGTGGTATGGATGTGGCGCGGCTGAATTTCAGCCATGGCGAACACTCCGACCACGCCGAGAATTACAAAAAGGTACGCCAAGCAAGCGATCTACTCGGCCGCACGGTCGGCATTCTCGCCGATCTGCAGGGACCGAAGATTCGTCTGGGCCGATTCATCGAGAACAAGACCGTCTGGGCGACCGGTGAGGAAATTCGAATCACCGTCGACGACATCGTGGGAACCCACGATCGTGTCTCCACCACCTACCGGGAGCTCGCCAACGACGCCAAGGCCGGTGACCGCCTGCTCGTCGACGACGGCAAGATCGGGCTGACCGTCGAACGCGTCGACGGCAACGATGTGGTCTGCCGGGTCACCGAGGGCGGCCCGGTCTCCAACAACAAGGGCGTCTCGCTGCCCGGTATGGACGTCTCCGTACCGGCGCTGTCCGAAAAGGACATCGAGGACCTGGAATTCGCGCTGAACCTCGGCGTCGACTTCATCGCGCTGTCCTTCGTGCGCTCCCCGTCCGATGTGGAGCTGGTCCACGAGATCATGGATCGGGTCGGCCGCCGGGTGCCGATCATCGGCAAGCTCGAAAAGCCTGAGGCCATCGATAATTTGGAGGCCATCGTGCTGGCCTTCGACGCCATCATGGTGGCGCGTGGCGACCTCGGTGTGGAGCTGCCGCTCGAGCAGGTGCCGCTGGTGCAGAAGCGGGCCATCCAGATGGCCCGGGAGAACGCCAAGCCGGTGATCGTGGCGACCCAGATGCTGGAGTCCATGATCACCAACTCGCGGCCCACCCGCGCCGAGGCCTCCGATGTCGCCAATGCGGTGCTCGACGGCGCGGACGCGGTCATGCTCTCGGGTGAGACCTCGGTCGGCGACTACCCGATCGAGACCGTGCGCACCATGGCCCGCATCGTGCACGCGGTGGAGTCCGAATCCTCCACCCGGGTGCCGCCGCTGACCCATGTGCCGCGCACCAAGCGGGGCGTCATCTCCTACGCCGCCCGCGATATCGGCGAGCGGCTCAATGCCAAAGCGCTGGTGGCCTTTACACAGTCCGGCGATACCGTGCGCCGCCTGGCCCGCCTGCACACCCCGCTGCCGCTGCTGGCCTTCACCCCGAACCCGGTGATCCGCAATCAGCTGGCCCTGACCTGGGGTACCGAAACCTTCATCGTGCCGCCGGTGGGTACCACCGACGAGATGATCCACCAGGTCGATTCCGCCCTGCTGTCGATCGGCCGCTACAAGAAGGGCGATCTGGTCGTCATCGTGGCCGGGTCCCCGCCGGGTACCGTGGGCTCCACCAATATGATTCACGTCCACCGTATCGGCGAGGAGGACCACTAG
- a CDS encoding amino acid ABC transporter permease, giving the protein MDPATWALIRQNLWPMLEATLKQTLPLTAVSFVIGLVLALFVALARMSKMRLLSAAARFYISVIRGTPLLVQLFIIFYALPQFHILIDPFPAAVIAFSLNVGGYAAEIIRAAILSVAHGQWEASYAVGMTYSQALRLIILPQASRIAVPPLSNTLISLVKDTSLASTILVTELLRTAQLAAAPTFDFFALYGVAALYYWVICLFLGFGQTRLETRLARHVAR; this is encoded by the coding sequence ATGGATCCTGCCACCTGGGCGCTGATCCGGCAGAACCTCTGGCCGATGCTGGAGGCCACGCTCAAACAGACGCTGCCGCTGACCGCGGTCAGCTTCGTGATCGGTCTGGTGCTGGCGCTGTTCGTGGCGCTGGCACGCATGTCGAAGATGCGGCTGCTGTCGGCGGCGGCCCGCTTCTACATTTCGGTCATTCGCGGTACGCCGCTGCTTGTCCAGCTGTTCATCATCTTCTACGCGCTGCCGCAGTTCCATATCCTGATCGACCCGTTCCCGGCGGCCGTCATCGCCTTCAGCCTCAATGTCGGCGGGTATGCGGCGGAGATCATTCGCGCCGCCATTCTTTCGGTGGCGCACGGGCAGTGGGAGGCGTCCTATGCGGTTGGTATGACCTATTCGCAGGCGTTGCGATTGATCATCCTTCCGCAGGCCTCGCGTATTGCGGTGCCACCGCTGTCGAACACCTTGATCTCGTTGGTGAAGGACACCTCGCTGGCGTCCACGATTCTGGTCACCGAGTTGTTGCGCACCGCGCAGCTGGCCGCCGCGCCCACGTTCGACTTCTTCGCCCTCTACGGCGTTGCGGCACTCTACTACTGGGTAATATGCCTGTTCCTGGGCTTCGGGCAAACCCGCCTCGAGACCCGTCTGGCTCGCCACGTAGCCCGCTGA
- a CDS encoding amino acid ABC transporter substrate-binding protein — protein sequence MRRKLFAAVLAIVAATAGLTACSSSSNDPNVLKVGTEGTYSPFSYQDGGTLTGYDVEVIKAVGDKMGRKVEFVQTPWDAIFAGLESKRFDLVANQVTVNPDRAQKYSLSQPYTTSEGVIVTKTDNAGIHALADLNGKTCAQSSTSNWSKVASGAGCKVEGVEGFVQAIQLLKNGRVDATVNDTLAVGEYSKKTGDTGVHVAGKTGETSQQAFAARKDSQQLIDQINTALDQLRSDGTLTKISEKYFGTDVSK from the coding sequence GTGCGCCGTAAGCTGTTCGCCGCCGTGCTCGCCATTGTCGCCGCCACCGCGGGGCTCACCGCGTGTAGCAGTAGCAGCAACGACCCCAACGTGTTGAAGGTCGGCACCGAGGGCACCTACTCGCCGTTCAGCTATCAGGACGGCGGCACTCTCACCGGTTACGACGTGGAGGTCATCAAGGCCGTCGGCGACAAGATGGGCCGCAAGGTCGAATTCGTGCAGACGCCGTGGGACGCCATCTTCGCGGGCCTCGAGTCCAAGCGCTTCGATCTCGTCGCCAATCAGGTGACCGTCAATCCCGATCGCGCACAGAAGTATTCGCTCTCGCAGCCGTACACCACCTCCGAGGGCGTCATCGTCACCAAGACCGATAACGCGGGCATTCACGCGCTGGCGGATCTGAACGGCAAGACCTGCGCCCAGTCCTCCACCAGCAATTGGAGCAAGGTCGCCTCCGGCGCCGGCTGCAAGGTCGAGGGTGTGGAGGGCTTCGTGCAGGCCATTCAGCTGCTCAAGAACGGCCGCGTCGATGCCACCGTCAACGACACCCTGGCCGTCGGCGAATACAGCAAGAAGACCGGCGACACCGGCGTGCACGTGGCCGGCAAGACCGGTGAGACCAGTCAGCAGGCCTTCGCCGCGCGCAAGGATTCGCAGCAGTTGATCGATCAGATCAATACCGCGCTGGATCAGCTGCGCTCGGACGGCACCCTCACCAAGATCTCCGAGAAGTACTTCGGCACCGACGTCAGTAAGTAA
- a CDS encoding TM2 domain-containing protein: protein MTDPFNKQPEQGGPQYGAPGTGPQYGQQPPQQYGQPQQPGYGQPGFDQQQPGYGQQPGYGQPQQPGYGQQPYGQQPAYGQPQPGFGQPMPYGADAEAPYGRDVYGVPFSDKSKLTAGLLQLLCGGFGIGRFYLGYTTIGVLQLLTCGGCGIWALIDGIMILTGKVPDLQGRPLKD from the coding sequence GTGACGGACCCATTCAACAAGCAACCGGAGCAGGGCGGCCCGCAGTACGGCGCGCCCGGCACCGGCCCGCAGTACGGACAGCAGCCGCCGCAGCAGTACGGGCAGCCGCAGCAGCCGGGATACGGCCAGCCCGGATTCGACCAGCAGCAGCCCGGTTACGGCCAGCAGCCGGGATACGGGCAGCCGCAGCAGCCCGGCTACGGCCAGCAGCCGTACGGTCAGCAGCCCGCGTACGGCCAGCCGCAGCCGGGATTCGGCCAGCCCATGCCGTACGGCGCGGATGCGGAGGCGCCGTACGGCCGTGACGTCTACGGCGTGCCGTTCTCGGACAAGAGCAAGCTGACCGCGGGCCTGCTGCAGCTGCTGTGCGGCGGTTTCGGCATCGGCCGCTTCTACCTCGGCTACACCACCATCGGTGTGCTGCAGCTGCTTACGTGCGGCGGCTGCGGCATCTGGGCCCTCATCGACGGCATCATGATCCTCACCGGCAAGGTGCCGGACCTGCAGGGCCGCCCCCTCAAGGACTGA
- the lgt gene encoding prolipoprotein diacylglyceryl transferase, giving the protein MTIRALADNVSASDVLAYIPSPPRGVWDIGPFPLRAYAICIIIGIIAAIWWGEKRWQQRGGQAGMVLDVAMFAVPFGLIGGRLYHVATDYQKYFGEGGHPLDALKIWQGGLGIWGAVLLGGIGAWIGCRIYRIPLPAFGDAIAPGILLAQAIGRLGNYFNQELYGRETTVPWGLEIYQRFDKNGGLDMMNGIASGAAEKIVQPTFLYELVWNLLGVAALILLDRKFRIGHGRLFALYVAVYCFGRFFVELLRDDEATHILGLRVNTFTSAIVFVCAVAYFIFATKGRETPEQVQAGVYRPLPWQFGALRAYGAERTGATAESAAAEARTSEAEAGTDAETEAQSVELGKSDSSESESPSTGNESETNGDNTSESGDSEPAVEFEATKPVSSGKNDS; this is encoded by the coding sequence GTGACCATACGAGCCCTGGCCGACAATGTTTCGGCCTCCGACGTGCTGGCCTACATTCCCAGTCCGCCTCGCGGCGTATGGGACATCGGCCCGTTCCCGTTGCGCGCCTACGCCATCTGCATCATCATCGGCATCATTGCCGCCATCTGGTGGGGCGAGAAGCGGTGGCAGCAGCGTGGCGGGCAGGCGGGCATGGTGCTCGACGTCGCCATGTTCGCGGTGCCGTTCGGCCTGATCGGCGGGCGGCTCTACCATGTGGCCACCGACTACCAGAAGTACTTCGGCGAGGGCGGTCACCCGCTCGACGCGCTCAAGATCTGGCAGGGCGGCCTGGGCATCTGGGGTGCGGTGCTACTGGGCGGCATCGGGGCCTGGATCGGCTGCCGCATCTACCGAATTCCCTTGCCCGCCTTCGGCGATGCCATCGCACCCGGCATTCTGCTGGCGCAGGCCATCGGCCGCCTCGGTAATTACTTCAATCAGGAACTGTACGGCCGCGAGACCACCGTGCCGTGGGGTCTGGAGATCTACCAGCGCTTCGACAAGAACGGCGGGCTGGACATGATGAACGGCATCGCCAGCGGCGCTGCCGAGAAGATCGTGCAGCCGACCTTCCTCTACGAGCTGGTGTGGAATCTGCTGGGCGTCGCCGCGCTGATCCTGCTCGATCGCAAATTCCGCATCGGGCACGGGCGGCTCTTCGCGCTGTATGTGGCCGTCTACTGCTTCGGCCGCTTCTTCGTGGAGCTGCTGCGTGATGACGAGGCCACCCACATTCTGGGTCTGCGCGTGAACACCTTCACCTCGGCCATCGTGTTCGTCTGTGCCGTCGCGTATTTCATCTTCGCGACCAAGGGCCGCGAGACGCCCGAGCAGGTGCAGGCGGGCGTGTACCGGCCGCTGCCATGGCAGTTCGGCGCACTGCGCGCCTACGGCGCCGAGCGCACCGGCGCGACGGCGGAGTCGGCGGCCGCCGAGGCCCGCACCTCCGAGGCGGAGGCCGGAACGGACGCCGAGACCGAAGCCCAGTCCGTAGAACTGGGAAAGTCCGATTCGTCCGAGTCTGAATCTCCTTCGACCGGCAACGAATCCGAGACGAACGGCGATAACACTTCCGAATCCGGCGATTCCGAGCCGGCGGTCGAATTCGAGGCGACGAAACCGGTCTCTTCCGGCAAGAATGACTCCTGA
- the trpA gene encoding tryptophan synthase subunit alpha, whose amino-acid sequence MSQQSRLANTFAACREDNRAALIGYLPAGYPDVQGSIDVCVAMVESGCDVIEVGVAYSDPVMDGPTIQAAAEQALRGGVRVRDVFKVVEAISKAGGKAVVMAYWNPVLQYGVDTFSRDLAAAGGLGLITPNLIPEEADDWFVASSTYNLDRIFLVAPSSTEERLVKTLEASRGFVYAASTMGVTGARDAVSSMAPALCARIRAHSDIPIGVGLGVRSGAQAAEIASYADGVIVGSALVSAAAQGLDAVRTLTAELAQGVRSAAVTS is encoded by the coding sequence GTGAGCCAGCAGTCCCGTCTCGCCAATACCTTTGCCGCCTGCCGCGAGGACAATCGCGCCGCGCTGATCGGCTATCTGCCCGCCGGATACCCGGATGTGCAGGGCAGCATCGACGTCTGCGTCGCCATGGTCGAATCCGGTTGCGACGTCATCGAAGTCGGTGTCGCCTACTCCGATCCGGTGATGGACGGCCCGACCATCCAGGCCGCCGCCGAGCAGGCGCTGCGCGGCGGGGTGCGGGTGCGCGATGTGTTCAAGGTCGTGGAGGCCATCAGCAAGGCCGGTGGCAAGGCCGTGGTCATGGCCTACTGGAATCCGGTGCTGCAGTACGGCGTCGACACCTTCTCCCGCGATCTGGCGGCGGCGGGCGGCCTCGGCCTGATCACGCCCAACCTGATTCCGGAGGAGGCCGACGACTGGTTCGTCGCCTCGTCCACCTACAACCTGGACCGCATCTTCCTGGTGGCTCCGTCCTCCACGGAGGAGCGCCTGGTGAAGACGCTGGAGGCCTCGCGCGGGTTCGTGTACGCCGCCTCCACCATGGGTGTCACCGGTGCGCGTGATGCGGTGTCCTCCATGGCTCCGGCGCTGTGCGCGCGCATTCGCGCGCACTCCGATATTCCGATCGGCGTCGGCCTCGGTGTGCGCAGCGGTGCGCAGGCGGCCGAAATCGCTTCCTACGCAGACGGTGTCATTGTCGGCTCGGCACTGGTGAGTGCCGCCGCGCAGGGCCTGGACGCGGTGCGGACCTTGACCGCGGAGCTCGCGCAGGGCGTGCGTTCGGCGGCAGTGACTTCCTGA
- the trpB gene encoding tryptophan synthase subunit beta, protein MTQTNDILGKNAGLPQASEGVSHKSLHEPDAGGHFGVYGGRHVPEALMAVIEEVTAEYDKVRVDPNFLHELDRLQRDYTGRPSPVFECVNLAKHAGGARILLKREDLNHTGSHKINNVLGQALLAKRMGKTRVIAETGAGQHGVATATACALLGLECVIYMGAVDTARQALNVARMRLLGAEVISVTTGSQTLKDAINEALRDWVTNADETYYCFGTAAGPHPFPLMVRDFQRIIGMEARVQVQAHTGRLPDAVVACVGGGSNAIGIFHSFIDDAGVRLIGYEAAGDGVETGRHAATFAGGRPGAFQGAYSYLLQDEDGQTIDSHSISAGLDYPGVGPEHALLKDIGRAEYRPITDTEAMDALLLLSRAEGIIPAIESAHAVAGALKLGQELGEGAIILVNLSGRGDKDMDTAAKWFGLFDKPEEQQ, encoded by the coding sequence ATGACACAGACGAACGACATTCTCGGCAAGAACGCCGGCCTCCCGCAGGCCAGTGAAGGCGTATCGCACAAGAGCCTGCACGAGCCGGATGCCGGGGGCCACTTCGGCGTCTACGGCGGCCGGCACGTGCCCGAGGCGCTCATGGCCGTGATCGAAGAGGTCACCGCCGAATACGACAAGGTGCGCGTCGATCCGAACTTCCTGCACGAGCTGGACCGGTTGCAGCGCGATTACACCGGCCGCCCGTCGCCGGTGTTCGAATGCGTCAATCTCGCCAAGCACGCGGGCGGCGCTCGCATCCTGCTCAAGCGAGAAGACCTGAACCACACCGGTTCTCACAAAATCAACAATGTGCTCGGGCAGGCGCTGCTCGCCAAGCGCATGGGCAAGACCCGCGTCATCGCGGAGACGGGCGCGGGCCAGCACGGCGTCGCGACCGCCACCGCGTGCGCGCTGCTCGGCCTGGAATGCGTCATCTACATGGGCGCGGTCGACACCGCCCGGCAGGCCTTGAACGTGGCCCGCATGCGGCTGCTCGGCGCCGAAGTCATCAGTGTGACAACGGGTTCGCAGACGCTCAAGGACGCCATCAACGAGGCGCTGCGCGACTGGGTCACCAATGCCGACGAGACCTACTACTGCTTCGGCACCGCGGCCGGACCGCACCCCTTCCCGCTGATGGTGCGCGATTTCCAGCGCATTATCGGCATGGAGGCGCGGGTGCAGGTGCAGGCCCACACCGGACGGCTTCCCGACGCCGTGGTCGCCTGTGTCGGTGGCGGTTCCAATGCCATCGGCATCTTCCACTCCTTCATCGATGATGCCGGCGTGCGGCTCATCGGCTACGAGGCCGCGGGTGACGGTGTCGAAACCGGCCGCCACGCAGCCACTTTCGCCGGTGGTCGTCCGGGCGCCTTCCAGGGCGCCTACTCGTACCTGCTGCAGGACGAGGATGGTCAGACCATCGATTCGCATTCCATCTCCGCGGGTCTGGATTATCCGGGCGTCGGCCCGGAGCACGCTCTGCTCAAGGACATCGGCCGGGCCGAGTACCGTCCCATCACCGATACCGAGGCGATGGACGCGCTGCTGCTGCTGTCCCGCGCCGAGGGCATCATTCCGGCCATCGAATCGGCGCACGCGGTCGCGGGCGCATTGAAGCTCGGCCAGGAATTGGGCGAGGGCGCAATCATTCTGGTGAATCTGTCCGGTCGCGGTGACAAGGATATGGACACCGCGGCCAAGTGGTTCGGGCTGTTCGACAAGCCGGAGGAGCAGCAGTGA